In one Paraburkholderia megapolitana genomic region, the following are encoded:
- a CDS encoding BPSS1780 family membrane protein, producing MQLIEVPAKTGYVWFRQGIWLFRKNPLAFLTLCFAYTLVMTLIARVPYVGGLVFLILIPGVSVGFMAGCRDTIAGKPVFPTILVDGFRSYGNAAAKRLLLLGALFIAAMTAVATVATFVDSGMLAQQIASAEDVPVKGMLTFFAFSIPVAMLFWFAPILCAWHDMPVAKAFFASFVSCWRNRSAFIVYGVLWIVLLLAVVTILAILVQQLGTDESLTFAVVTTVSTIFTAMIYCSVYATYRGCFSVPAPDAPDLPSAPSA from the coding sequence ATGCAACTGATCGAAGTCCCGGCGAAAACCGGCTATGTGTGGTTCCGCCAGGGCATCTGGCTGTTTCGCAAAAATCCGCTCGCTTTTCTCACGCTATGTTTTGCCTACACGCTGGTGATGACGCTGATTGCGCGCGTCCCGTATGTTGGCGGCCTGGTGTTTCTGATCCTCATTCCGGGTGTTTCAGTGGGTTTCATGGCAGGCTGCCGCGATACGATCGCTGGCAAACCGGTGTTTCCGACTATTCTCGTCGACGGCTTTCGTTCGTATGGCAACGCGGCCGCGAAACGCCTGCTCTTACTCGGTGCGCTATTCATTGCTGCGATGACGGCGGTGGCGACCGTTGCAACGTTCGTCGACAGCGGCATGCTGGCCCAACAGATCGCGAGCGCCGAAGACGTGCCCGTGAAAGGCATGCTGACATTCTTCGCGTTCTCCATACCGGTCGCGATGCTGTTCTGGTTCGCGCCGATTCTTTGCGCATGGCACGACATGCCTGTCGCGAAGGCATTTTTCGCCAGCTTCGTCAGTTGCTGGCGCAATCGCAGCGCATTCATCGTGTATGGCGTGCTGTGGATCGTGCTGTTGCTCGCAGTCGTGACTATCCTGGCAATCCTGGTCCAGCAGCTCGGCACAGACGAATCTCTAACGTTCGCGGTCGTGACGACGGTGTCGACGATCTTCACGGCGATGATCTATTGCTCGGTCTACGCGACGTATCGTGGTTGCTTCAGCGTCCCGGCTCCGGACGCGCCCGACCTCCCTTCGGCACCATCGGCCTGA